From a single Kitasatospora sp. NBC_00458 genomic region:
- a CDS encoding bifunctional acetate--CoA ligase family protein/GNAT family N-acetyltransferase, with translation MLRDGGTARIRPITPADAGRLVEFYEQVSDQSKYFRFFAPYPRLSDKDVRRFTHHDFVNRVGLAVVVRDRFIATVRYDRIDADGRPSETGTDAEVAFLVQDAHQGRGVASALLEHIAAVAQERGIRRFQAEVLPENRKMVKVFTDAGYTQHRSFADGVVHLEFDLEPTAASLAVMRAREHRAEARSVQRLLTPRSVAVIGASRNPQTVGRALLRDLLVGFAGDDRPVYAVNRGAPPGTELDGVPVHRSILEIPGPVDLAVIAVPVSAVPAAVAECGAHGVQGLVVVTAGYAETGPEGRDRQRALVRQARAAGMRVIGPNAFGLISTDPDRPLNASLAPVLPRRGGFGVFCQSGAIGVALLESAHRRGLGISSFASVGNRADVSGNDFLQYWAEDPATDVVLLYLESFGNPRKFTRIARRLAQAKPVVVVKGARHTGSLPPGHAVPPTATGLRDATVDALFQQAGVTRVETITELYDTGELLALQPLPPGGRVAVVGNSDSLGLLTHDACLSAGLRPRTPVDLTTAATGENFRIALDTALDDPAVDAVIAVAIPPIGTSAHAFMGGRLTGPDDPEVGSDDPEIAAALLEAGTRAQALGKPLLLAHLALTDLPSRLRPGGIPAYPAPERAVRALAHAVHYADWRRRMAEAEETARVPELDRIDESGARDLVEAALSTRAAIAARTQPGGARITLPDTDAVALLARYGIDVSPTLPAPDEETAVRAAAVLGYPVALKATAPHLRHRPDLGSVRLDLTGEPGLRRAHHELDALLGGAAQAELVVQRLAPRGVDTVIGATVDPAVGAILSFGLAGAPAELLGDVAHRLVPATDQDVAGLVREVRAAPLLFGWRGAEAVDTGALEELLLRVSRLVDDLPEVASVDLEPVVVAPHGLAILGARVRIAPLPVRSDLGPRAMSTL, from the coding sequence CTGCTCCGCGACGGCGGCACCGCCCGGATCAGGCCGATCACCCCCGCCGACGCCGGCCGCCTCGTCGAGTTCTACGAACAGGTCTCCGACCAGTCCAAGTACTTCCGCTTCTTCGCGCCCTACCCCCGGCTCTCCGACAAGGACGTCCGCCGCTTCACCCACCACGACTTCGTCAACCGGGTCGGCCTCGCGGTCGTCGTCCGCGACCGCTTCATCGCCACCGTCCGCTACGACCGGATCGACGCCGACGGCCGCCCCTCCGAGACCGGCACCGACGCCGAGGTGGCGTTCCTGGTCCAGGACGCCCACCAGGGCCGCGGTGTCGCCTCCGCCCTGCTGGAGCACATCGCCGCGGTCGCCCAGGAGCGCGGCATCCGCCGCTTCCAGGCCGAGGTGCTGCCGGAGAACCGCAAGATGGTGAAGGTCTTCACCGACGCCGGCTACACCCAGCACCGCAGCTTCGCCGACGGCGTCGTCCACCTGGAGTTCGACCTCGAACCGACCGCCGCCTCGCTCGCCGTCATGCGGGCCCGCGAGCACCGCGCCGAGGCCCGTTCGGTCCAGCGGCTCCTCACCCCCCGCTCGGTCGCGGTGATCGGCGCCTCCCGCAACCCGCAGACCGTCGGCCGGGCCCTGCTGCGCGACCTGCTGGTCGGCTTCGCCGGGGACGACCGGCCCGTCTACGCGGTCAACCGCGGCGCCCCGCCCGGCACCGAGCTGGACGGCGTCCCGGTGCACCGCTCGATCCTGGAGATCCCCGGCCCGGTCGACCTCGCGGTGATCGCCGTCCCCGTCTCCGCCGTCCCCGCCGCCGTCGCCGAGTGCGGCGCGCACGGCGTCCAGGGCCTGGTGGTGGTCACCGCCGGCTACGCCGAGACCGGCCCCGAGGGCCGCGACCGCCAGCGCGCCCTGGTCCGCCAGGCCCGCGCGGCCGGCATGCGGGTGATCGGCCCGAACGCCTTCGGCCTGATCTCCACCGACCCGGACCGCCCGCTGAACGCCTCGCTCGCCCCCGTCCTGCCCCGCCGCGGCGGCTTCGGCGTCTTCTGCCAGTCCGGCGCGATCGGCGTCGCCCTGCTGGAGTCCGCCCACCGGCGCGGTCTCGGCATCTCCTCCTTCGCCTCGGTCGGCAACCGCGCCGACGTCTCCGGCAACGACTTCCTCCAGTACTGGGCCGAGGACCCGGCCACCGACGTCGTCCTGCTCTACCTGGAGTCCTTCGGCAACCCGCGCAAGTTCACCCGGATCGCCCGCCGGCTCGCGCAGGCCAAGCCGGTCGTCGTGGTCAAGGGCGCCCGCCACACCGGCAGCCTCCCGCCCGGCCACGCCGTCCCGCCCACCGCCACCGGCCTGCGCGACGCCACCGTCGACGCCCTCTTCCAACAGGCCGGCGTCACCCGGGTGGAGACCATCACCGAGCTGTACGACACCGGCGAACTGCTCGCCCTCCAGCCGCTGCCGCCCGGCGGCCGGGTCGCGGTGGTCGGCAACTCCGACTCGCTCGGCCTGCTCACCCACGACGCCTGCCTCTCCGCCGGACTGCGCCCGCGCACCCCCGTCGACCTCACCACCGCCGCCACCGGGGAGAACTTCCGGATCGCCCTGGACACCGCCCTCGACGACCCGGCGGTGGACGCGGTGATCGCCGTCGCCATCCCCCCGATCGGCACCTCCGCGCACGCCTTCATGGGCGGCCGGCTCACCGGCCCGGACGATCCCGAGGTCGGTTCCGACGATCCGGAGATCGCCGCCGCCCTGCTGGAGGCCGGCACCCGCGCCCAGGCCCTGGGCAAGCCGCTGCTCCTCGCCCACCTGGCGCTCACCGACCTGCCGTCCCGGCTGCGCCCCGGCGGCATCCCCGCCTACCCCGCACCCGAACGGGCCGTGCGCGCGCTCGCCCACGCCGTCCACTACGCCGACTGGCGCCGCCGGATGGCCGAGGCCGAGGAGACCGCCCGGGTGCCCGAACTCGACCGGATCGACGAGTCCGGCGCCCGCGACCTGGTCGAGGCGGCGCTCTCCACCCGGGCCGCGATCGCCGCCCGCACCCAGCCCGGCGGAGCCAGGATCACGCTGCCCGACACCGACGCCGTCGCACTGCTCGCCCGCTACGGCATCGACGTCTCGCCGACCCTGCCCGCCCCCGACGAGGAGACGGCCGTCCGGGCCGCCGCGGTCCTCGGCTACCCCGTCGCCCTCAAGGCCACCGCCCCCCACCTGCGCCACCGCCCCGACCTCGGCAGCGTCCGGCTCGACCTGACCGGCGAGCCCGGGCTGCGCCGTGCCCACCACGAGCTGGACGCCCTGCTCGGCGGAGCGGCCCAGGCCGAGCTGGTGGTCCAGCGGCTGGCCCCGCGCGGGGTGGACACCGTGATCGGCGCCACCGTCGACCCGGCGGTCGGCGCGATCCTCTCCTTCGGCCTGGCGGGCGCTCCCGCCGAGCTCCTCGGCGACGTCGCCCACCGGCTGGTTCCGGCCACCGACCAGGACGTCGCCGGGCTGGTCCGCGAGGTCCGCGCGGCCCCGCTGCTGTTCGGCTGGCGCGGTGCCGAGGCGGTCGACACCGGGGCGCTGGAGGAGCTGCTGCTCCGGGTGTCCCGGCTGGTCGACGACCTCCCGGAGGTCGCCTCGGTGGACCTCGAACCGGTGGTCGTCGCCCCGCACGGGCTGGCGATCCTGGGGGCGCGCGTGCGGATCGCGCCCCTGCCGGTCCGCAGCGATCTGGGCC